A region from the Sphingomonas brevis genome encodes:
- a CDS encoding SDR family NAD(P)-dependent oxidoreductase: MSDTRKVAVVTGASQGIGAGIAEAFLERGYRVVATSRSIKPSNKPGVLTVAGDIGDPSTGPRVIAEALKAFGRVDTLVNNAGIFLASPFTGYSAEQYDAVVATNLNGFFYITQAAIDAMEKQGSGHVVSITTTLVDQPTSKVPSVLASLSKGGIAAATRSLAVEYASRGIRVNAISPGIIKTPMHAPETYDFLAALHPVGKLGEVGDIVDAVLYLDSANFVTGEILHVDGGQVAGH; this comes from the coding sequence ATGAGTGATACACGCAAAGTCGCCGTCGTTACCGGCGCATCGCAAGGGATCGGCGCCGGTATCGCCGAGGCCTTTCTAGAGCGCGGTTACCGTGTGGTCGCCACGTCCCGCTCGATCAAGCCGTCGAACAAGCCCGGCGTGCTGACGGTGGCCGGCGACATTGGCGATCCTTCCACCGGTCCCCGCGTCATCGCCGAGGCGCTGAAGGCCTTTGGCCGCGTCGACACTTTGGTCAACAACGCCGGCATCTTCCTTGCCAGTCCCTTCACGGGCTATTCCGCCGAGCAGTATGACGCAGTCGTTGCAACAAATCTCAACGGCTTCTTCTACATCACCCAGGCCGCAATCGACGCTATGGAAAAACAGGGGAGCGGTCACGTCGTGAGCATAACCACGACTTTGGTGGATCAACCGACGTCCAAGGTGCCTTCGGTTCTCGCATCCTTGTCCAAGGGCGGGATTGCCGCGGCGACCAGGAGCCTGGCTGTCGAGTATGCATCCCGCGGAATCCGCGTGAATGCCATTTCGCCGGGGATCATCAAAACGCCGATGCATGCGCCGGAAACCTATGATTTCCTCGCGGCGCTGCACCCGGTCGGCAAATTGGGCGAGGTCGGCGACATCGTCGATGCCGTCCTGTATCTCGACTCCGCCAATTTCGTGACTGGCGAGATCCTACATGTTGATGGCGGTCAGGTCGCCGGCCACTAA
- a CDS encoding tautomerase family protein codes for MPMVTVQVTREGTKPGVDHVTAEEKAAIYKGISQLLYDVLGKPPEWTWVVFEEVELENWGWGGMPVTDHRKQLAAKPGA; via the coding sequence ATGCCGATGGTAACCGTCCAGGTGACTCGCGAAGGCACCAAGCCCGGGGTCGACCATGTCACGGCCGAAGAGAAAGCCGCGATCTACAAGGGCATCAGCCAGCTACTCTATGACGTCCTTGGCAAGCCGCCCGAATGGACCTGGGTCGTTTTCGAGGAAGTTGAGTTGGAGAATTGGGGCTGGGGCGGCATGCCTGTCACAGATCATCGCAAACAGCTGGCTGCAAAGCCCGGCGCGTGA
- a CDS encoding patatin-like phospholipase family protein: MSDTEDPGFAVAPVENDGDEELTDGIGIALSGGGYRAMLFHLGFLWRLRDARLLKDADRISSVSGGSITAGALALAWPNIAWNDDGASFRRQVVDPIIALAHVTIDIPGALIGRIPGMSGTYVRSSYDKHLFHGATLQDLPDEPRFIFNATSLHSGKLFRFSKPYLAEWSFGRWMNPNNRLSEAVAASSAFPPVLSPVTTGVAGLVFDPAGGKGRKCPAAFRLTDGGVYDNLGLETLWKRKRTLFVSDGGAGFDYQDNPSSLLSLQALRVTIMMQDQIGMLRARQMIAGYNAPAGSPLKRTGFLASIGTQMKKDRPAGALPYNSGGADMMAATKTALRSMDDNHIKRLINWGYILADDRLRSSPDFSHLPPPNGLPFPGSAV; this comes from the coding sequence GTGAGCGACACCGAAGATCCCGGATTTGCAGTCGCCCCGGTTGAGAATGACGGCGATGAGGAGCTCACCGATGGCATTGGCATTGCCCTGTCAGGTGGGGGCTATCGTGCAATGCTGTTCCACCTGGGCTTCCTGTGGAGGCTTCGCGATGCGCGCCTGCTGAAGGATGCCGACCGCATCTCCAGCGTGTCCGGCGGCTCGATCACCGCCGGCGCGCTAGCGCTCGCCTGGCCCAATATCGCCTGGAACGATGATGGCGCCTCTTTCCGGCGGCAGGTGGTCGATCCGATCATCGCCCTTGCCCATGTCACGATCGACATTCCGGGAGCCCTGATCGGTCGTATTCCAGGTATGTCAGGGACCTATGTGCGCTCCAGCTATGACAAGCATTTATTCCACGGAGCCACGCTGCAGGACCTTCCCGACGAGCCGCGGTTCATATTCAACGCGACCAGCCTGCATAGCGGGAAACTGTTTCGCTTCTCGAAGCCATATCTCGCGGAATGGAGTTTCGGCCGCTGGATGAATCCGAACAACAGGCTGTCGGAAGCGGTGGCGGCCTCCTCGGCCTTTCCGCCGGTCCTTTCGCCTGTGACAACCGGAGTTGCCGGACTCGTCTTCGATCCCGCCGGCGGAAAGGGCCGCAAATGCCCGGCGGCGTTCCGCCTGACCGACGGCGGTGTCTATGATAATCTCGGCCTTGAAACCCTATGGAAGCGGAAGCGAACGCTGTTCGTAAGCGATGGCGGCGCCGGGTTCGATTATCAGGATAATCCGTCGTCCTTGCTGAGCCTTCAGGCGCTGCGGGTTACCATCATGATGCAGGATCAGATCGGGATGCTGCGCGCGCGCCAGATGATCGCCGGGTACAATGCGCCGGCGGGTTCGCCGCTGAAGCGAACCGGTTTCCTGGCGTCGATCGGGACCCAGATGAAGAAGGACCGCCCGGCGGGCGCGCTTCCCTATAATTCGGGTGGCGCCGACATGATGGCCGCGACCAAGACCGCGCTTCGCAGCATGGATGACAATCACATCAAACGGCTGATCAATTGGGGCTACATCCTGGCTGACGACCGACTGCGGTCCAGTCCCGATTTCAGCCACCTGCCGCCGCCCAATGGCCTGCCATTCCCCGGATCAGCCGTATGA
- a CDS encoding M64 family metallopeptidase: MPRSADVTITNRTSGAWIEVVDAGGKTVHRQVLPDPFAGQEAFGKDGDVARHDVPDEQFISLELPWPGEGAQVKIHARKSRKPQFGAAPKTSLVAALPLKPRPLPPSLAATAPLPSVRPIWGSTNPKALTLAFFAEGFTAADMPRFHQLVDRCVAAFEHSEPFKSHLASMKVAEIETVSNVSGISGTAPRDTVFKAHFQKDIVRVILADQRIASEMLDACFRGSAVCLIVANTTDYGGSGGAATVFSCEPTWATEIAMHELGHTLFGLADEYDAGGQASTMSPIEPNVCGSPASSQIKWADLVKAGTPVPTQTKGGPVPVGTPIGAYEGAKYQPSKVYRAEFDCKMRTPGKPFCAVCSRVISQLLLQHV, from the coding sequence GTGCCACGCAGCGCCGATGTAACCATCACCAATCGCACCAGCGGCGCGTGGATCGAGGTTGTCGACGCCGGCGGAAAGACCGTGCACCGACAGGTGCTGCCCGATCCATTCGCGGGTCAGGAGGCATTTGGCAAAGATGGTGACGTTGCGCGCCACGACGTTCCGGATGAGCAATTCATTTCCCTGGAGCTACCTTGGCCTGGCGAAGGCGCGCAGGTGAAGATTCATGCCCGCAAGAGCCGGAAGCCGCAGTTTGGAGCCGCTCCGAAAACAAGCCTTGTTGCCGCGCTGCCGTTAAAACCGAGGCCGCTACCACCGTCGCTGGCCGCCACCGCCCCTTTGCCTAGTGTCCGCCCGATCTGGGGTTCCACCAATCCCAAAGCGCTCACACTGGCCTTCTTCGCGGAGGGTTTTACCGCGGCCGACATGCCCAGATTCCACCAGCTGGTCGACCGTTGCGTCGCCGCCTTCGAGCATAGCGAGCCATTCAAGAGTCACCTCGCGAGCATGAAAGTCGCCGAAATAGAAACGGTCTCGAACGTAAGCGGAATTAGCGGCACCGCGCCACGCGACACCGTATTCAAGGCGCATTTCCAGAAGGATATTGTGAGGGTCATCCTCGCCGATCAGCGGATCGCCAGTGAAATGCTGGATGCATGCTTCCGTGGGAGTGCTGTCTGCCTGATCGTCGCCAACACCACCGACTATGGCGGTTCCGGAGGCGCGGCGACCGTGTTTTCGTGCGAGCCTACCTGGGCAACCGAAATTGCAATGCACGAGCTCGGGCACACGCTTTTTGGCCTGGCTGACGAGTATGACGCCGGCGGCCAGGCGTCGACCATGTCGCCGATCGAGCCCAATGTTTGCGGATCGCCGGCAAGCAGCCAGATCAAGTGGGCGGACCTGGTGAAGGCGGGCACGCCGGTCCCGACTCAAACGAAAGGCGGGCCCGTTCCCGTCGGAACGCCGATCGGAGCCTATGAAGGCGCCAAGTACCAGCCATCAAAAGTCTATCGAGCGGAATTCGACTGCAAGATGAGAACGCCAGGCAAACCGTTTTGCGCAGTCTGCAGCCGTGTCATCAGCCAGCTGTTACTACAGCATGTGTAG
- a CDS encoding tyrosine-type recombinase/integrase, translating to MDRLAKLPGDKTRLYCDGGGLYLCVDKRGGVGPDGQRRAGSASWMFRYMIDGNARTMGLGAYPTVGLAKARRKATEAREALSDGHDPLDLRNAARASKQLARATAMTFREAAEVYIASKQDEWKNAKHAEQWPSTLKAYAYPIIGDVSIADIDNAAVLRVLQQDVTATDGKSTERLWTAKPETASRLRGRLEAVLGWAIAGGRRTAENCARWDILKHQLPAKTKLPRGRVKHHAALPIDAMPEFMPRLREAEGMGARALEFAILTAARSGEVRGARWAEIDLKAKVWNVPGSRMKAGRDHRVPLSSAAVTLLQTLPRGEANDLVFLAPKGGMLSDTTLSAVLRRMKVDAVPHGIARSTFRDWGSERTNFPSEMLEMALAHTVSNKVEAAYRRGDLFEKRRALMDAWAAFIASPVSNSNVTDLAIARGLP from the coding sequence GTGGACCGCCTTGCGAAGCTGCCAGGTGACAAGACGCGCCTCTACTGCGACGGGGGTGGCCTCTACCTTTGCGTCGATAAGCGGGGCGGTGTTGGACCAGACGGGCAGCGTCGCGCGGGTTCTGCAAGCTGGATGTTCCGCTACATGATTGACGGCAATGCCCGCACGATGGGCCTTGGGGCCTATCCGACCGTCGGCCTCGCCAAGGCCCGCAGGAAGGCGACCGAAGCCAGAGAGGCTCTATCCGATGGGCATGATCCACTGGACCTGCGAAACGCCGCACGCGCGTCGAAGCAGCTGGCGCGGGCCACGGCGATGACGTTTCGAGAGGCGGCTGAAGTCTACATTGCGTCCAAGCAGGACGAGTGGAAGAACGCCAAGCACGCCGAGCAATGGCCATCGACGCTTAAGGCCTATGCTTACCCAATCATCGGCGACGTATCGATTGCCGATATCGACAATGCCGCCGTGCTCCGGGTCCTGCAGCAGGACGTGACGGCTACCGACGGGAAGTCGACTGAGCGCCTGTGGACCGCCAAGCCAGAGACCGCCAGCCGTTTGCGTGGTAGGCTGGAAGCGGTCCTAGGCTGGGCTATTGCCGGGGGCCGCCGCACTGCTGAAAATTGCGCCCGCTGGGACATCCTCAAGCATCAGCTCCCCGCCAAGACCAAGCTGCCAAGGGGCAGGGTCAAACACCATGCAGCGCTGCCCATCGACGCCATGCCTGAATTCATGCCGCGACTGCGCGAGGCTGAGGGCATGGGAGCTCGTGCGCTGGAATTCGCCATTCTCACGGCCGCTAGGTCCGGCGAGGTTCGGGGCGCGCGATGGGCAGAGATCGATCTGAAGGCCAAGGTTTGGAATGTGCCGGGTTCGCGCATGAAAGCCGGCCGGGATCATCGTGTCCCGCTATCGTCGGCCGCTGTGACTCTCTTGCAAACTCTGCCGCGCGGCGAGGCCAATGATCTTGTATTCTTGGCGCCCAAGGGCGGCATGCTGTCCGATACGACGCTTTCAGCCGTCTTGCGTCGGATGAAAGTCGACGCAGTGCCGCATGGGATCGCCCGAAGCACATTTAGGGATTGGGGGTCGGAGCGAACCAATTTCCCGAGCGAAATGCTGGAAATGGCGCTGGCGCACACTGTCAGCAACAAGGTTGAGGCGGCCTACCGTCGTGGCGATCTGTTCGAAAAACGTCGCGCCCTCATGGACGCTTGGGCGGCCTTCATTGCTTCGCCGGTTTCCAACAGCAATGTCACCGACTTAGCGATCGCCAGAGGTTTGCCATGA